Proteins from one Streptosporangium becharense genomic window:
- a CDS encoding bifunctional phosphatase PAP2/diacylglycerol kinase family protein translates to MRLSSRLGRLDRRLFAMVAGARLRGLERVVPALSRAADNSLLWAGLAGALAVSGRRPLRRAATRSLLAVSLASPLVNLVGKQAFGRNRPSVDGLPLPRLVRMPTSASFPSGHSASAAAFATAVALEAPRAVATPVAVLAAAVCFSRVYTGVHYPGDVLAGAGIGLAAGLLTRRIWPDASEAGHARAAVTAPSARLDPEGEGTVAVVDSSAGDAASVAGTLGAALPDAEIVEVEPGADLADAVRRAASRAKVLAVAGGDDMVNFAAQETAGGVTPLLVVPAGTTGHFARTLGVESAEEAVAAYRGGDVVAVDVAEVAGRTFVNTASLGVYPEVVKRRERRQGRIGKWPALFWAMAEVLGPGGAQPVALVVDGVPRRVWMIVVGNCRYEARGAAPTRRQRLEDGLLDIRVLAAADRLPRLRVFLSLLAGRVKLSRHYQQWQADTLRVSSPSGRLALARDGETFEVSGEAEFTKRPRSLLVIRPGG, encoded by the coding sequence ATGCGCTTGAGCTCGCGGCTGGGCAGGCTGGACCGGCGGCTGTTCGCCATGGTGGCGGGCGCGAGGCTGCGCGGTCTCGAACGGGTCGTGCCCGCGCTCTCGCGTGCGGCCGACAACTCGCTCCTGTGGGCGGGGCTGGCCGGTGCGCTGGCGGTCAGCGGACGCCGGCCGCTGCGCCGCGCGGCGACCCGGAGCCTGCTCGCGGTCAGCCTGGCCAGCCCGCTGGTCAACCTGGTGGGCAAGCAGGCGTTCGGCCGGAACCGGCCGTCGGTGGACGGTCTGCCACTGCCCCGGCTGGTCAGGATGCCCACCTCGGCGTCGTTCCCCTCGGGCCACTCGGCGTCGGCCGCGGCCTTCGCCACCGCCGTGGCCCTGGAGGCGCCGCGCGCCGTCGCGACCCCGGTGGCGGTCCTCGCCGCGGCGGTCTGCTTCTCCCGGGTCTACACCGGGGTGCACTACCCGGGCGACGTGCTCGCCGGCGCCGGGATCGGCCTGGCCGCCGGGTTGCTCACCCGGCGCATCTGGCCCGACGCCTCCGAGGCCGGTCACGCCCGGGCGGCCGTCACGGCGCCGTCCGCGCGGCTCGACCCGGAGGGCGAGGGGACGGTCGCCGTGGTCGACAGCTCGGCGGGTGACGCCGCGTCGGTCGCCGGGACGCTCGGGGCCGCGCTGCCGGACGCCGAGATCGTCGAGGTGGAGCCGGGCGCCGACCTGGCGGACGCGGTGCGCCGGGCCGCCTCACGCGCCAAGGTGCTCGCCGTCGCCGGCGGGGACGACATGGTGAACTTCGCCGCCCAGGAGACGGCGGGCGGGGTCACCCCGCTGCTGGTCGTCCCGGCGGGCACCACCGGCCATTTCGCCCGCACGCTCGGCGTGGAGAGCGCGGAGGAGGCCGTGGCCGCCTACCGGGGCGGGGACGTCGTGGCCGTCGACGTCGCCGAGGTCGCCGGCCGGACCTTCGTCAACACTGCGAGTCTGGGCGTCTACCCGGAAGTGGTCAAGCGCCGGGAGCGCAGGCAGGGACGCATCGGCAAGTGGCCCGCGCTGTTCTGGGCCATGGCGGAGGTGCTCGGCCCGGGTGGCGCGCAGCCGGTCGCCCTCGTCGTGGACGGCGTACCCCGGCGGGTCTGGATGATCGTCGTCGGCAACTGCCGCTACGAGGCGCGGGGTGCCGCGCCGACCCGGCGCCAGCGGCTGGAGGACGGGCTGCTGGACATCCGCGTGCTCGCCGCGGCCGACCGGCTGCCCCGGCTGCGCGTCTTCCTCAGCCTGCTCGCCGGCCGGGTGAAGCTGTCGCGCCACTACCAGCAGTGGCAGGCCGACACGCTGCGGGTGTCGTCCCCGTCGGGCCGGCTGGCCCTGGCCCGCGACGGTGAGACGTTCGAGGTGAGCGGCGAGGCCGAGTTCACCAAGCGTCCCCGTTCGCTGCTCGTGATCCGGCCGGGCGGCTGA
- a CDS encoding TetR/AcrR family transcriptional regulator, which translates to MARGDTRRAILTAALAIVTESGLEAMTVSRLAEVSGASNGSIYHHFGSRGGVVAALYRESFADLVDAMTPALDGRPAEVVVPEIAARFLDWIRDNPARGGFVYLASAGGVAWSEEVAGFKAGIMAPLAAWFAARAASGEVRALPAWALDAVVMGPAHECARRYLAAPGSFDLDLAGPEVTRAVWAIVRPG; encoded by the coding sequence GTGGCCAGAGGTGACACCCGGCGCGCGATCCTGACGGCGGCCCTGGCGATCGTGACCGAGTCCGGGCTGGAGGCGATGACGGTCAGCCGTCTCGCGGAGGTCTCGGGTGCCTCCAACGGGAGCATCTACCACCATTTCGGCAGCCGGGGCGGGGTCGTCGCGGCGCTCTACCGGGAGAGCTTCGCCGATCTCGTCGACGCCATGACACCCGCCCTCGACGGACGCCCGGCCGAGGTCGTCGTGCCCGAGATCGCCGCACGGTTCCTCGACTGGATCCGCGACAACCCGGCCAGGGGAGGGTTCGTCTACCTGGCCTCGGCCGGAGGGGTGGCCTGGAGCGAGGAGGTGGCAGGGTTCAAGGCCGGGATCATGGCGCCGCTGGCGGCCTGGTTCGCCGCCCGCGCCGCCTCGGGAGAGGTCCGGGCCCTCCCGGCCTGGGCGCTCGACGCGGTCGTCATGGGTCCGGCCCACGAGTGCGCCCGCCGCTATCTCGCCGCGCCCGGCTCCTTCGACCTCGATCTCGCCGGGCCCGAGGTGACCCGCGCGGTCTGGGCCATCGTTCGGCCCGGCTGA
- a CDS encoding ABC-F family ATP-binding cassette domain-containing protein: MPSTAAPFSVVVDGLSFAWPDGTPVLDDVDAAFPAGRIGLIGVNGSGKSTLIKLIAGELTPLSGTVSVAGRVGYLPQDLPLDTGRTVAELLGIAGRRAALLAIERGEVAEENFAVLGDDWDIEERARAQLDRLGLDHVGLDRTVATLSGGETVMVGLAALFLDAPEVLLLDEPTNNLDLDARRRLYAAVESWPGVLVVVSHDRALLELMDGIADLNDGVVRMYGGNLSAYEEMLAAEQEAAERMVRVAESDVRRQKREWEEAQVKLARRARYADTMYERKSRPKIVMQTRKREAQESAGKHRNLHAGKLAEARERLTEAERAVRDESGIRIELPETEVPAGRVVLTATGLRTAGGKAPGDLVVRGPERIALLGPNGAGKTTFLRTVAGELEPAGGSVAVTVPGVRYLPQRLDLLDDALSVVDNVRRFAPSASVNAVRARLARFLFRGDRAERPAGTLSGGERFRAVLAALLSAEPPPQLLLLDEPTNNLDMASVRQLAQALAAYRGALIVAGHDLPFLRSIGITRWLFIDNQGMLVDGLDSPPLFDGQ; this comes from the coding sequence ATGCCTTCTACCGCCGCACCCTTCTCCGTCGTCGTCGACGGGCTGTCGTTCGCCTGGCCGGACGGGACCCCCGTCCTCGACGACGTCGACGCCGCCTTCCCCGCCGGACGCATCGGCCTGATCGGGGTCAACGGCTCGGGCAAGTCCACCCTGATCAAGCTGATCGCCGGTGAGCTCACCCCCCTGTCCGGCACGGTCAGCGTCGCGGGCCGGGTGGGCTACCTCCCCCAGGACCTGCCGCTCGACACCGGCCGCACCGTCGCGGAGCTGCTGGGCATCGCCGGGCGCCGGGCCGCCCTGCTCGCCATCGAGCGCGGGGAGGTCGCCGAGGAGAACTTCGCCGTCCTCGGCGACGACTGGGACATCGAGGAACGCGCCCGTGCCCAGCTCGACCGGCTCGGCCTGGACCACGTGGGCCTCGACCGCACGGTGGCCACCCTCTCCGGAGGGGAGACCGTCATGGTCGGGCTGGCCGCGCTGTTCCTGGACGCCCCCGAGGTCCTGCTGCTGGACGAGCCGACCAACAACCTCGACCTCGACGCGCGACGCAGGCTCTACGCCGCGGTGGAGTCGTGGCCCGGGGTGCTGGTGGTGGTCAGCCACGACCGGGCCCTGCTGGAGCTGATGGACGGCATCGCCGACCTGAACGACGGCGTCGTACGCATGTACGGCGGCAACCTCTCCGCCTACGAGGAGATGCTCGCCGCCGAGCAGGAGGCCGCCGAGCGGATGGTCCGGGTCGCGGAGTCGGACGTACGGCGCCAGAAACGCGAGTGGGAGGAGGCCCAGGTCAAGCTCGCGCGGCGGGCCCGTTACGCCGACACGATGTACGAGCGGAAGAGCCGGCCGAAGATCGTCATGCAGACGCGCAAGCGGGAGGCCCAGGAGTCGGCGGGCAAGCACCGCAACCTGCACGCCGGCAAGCTCGCGGAGGCACGCGAGCGGCTCACCGAGGCGGAGCGGGCCGTCCGCGACGAGTCCGGGATCCGGATCGAGCTGCCGGAGACCGAGGTTCCCGCCGGGCGGGTCGTGCTGACCGCGACCGGGCTGCGGACGGCGGGCGGAAAGGCGCCCGGGGACCTGGTGGTCCGCGGGCCCGAGCGGATCGCGCTGCTCGGGCCCAACGGGGCGGGCAAGACCACGTTTTTGCGCACCGTCGCGGGGGAACTGGAGCCGGCCGGGGGCTCGGTCGCGGTGACCGTGCCCGGCGTGCGGTATCTGCCGCAGCGGCTGGACCTGCTGGACGACGCGCTCAGCGTGGTCGACAACGTCCGCCGTTTCGCCCCCTCCGCCTCGGTCAACGCCGTCAGGGCCCGCCTGGCCAGGTTCCTGTTCCGGGGGGACCGCGCCGAGCGGCCGGCGGGCACCCTGTCGGGCGGTGAGCGGTTCCGCGCGGTGCTCGCGGCACTGCTGTCCGCCGAGCCGCCGCCCCAACTGCTGCTGCTGGACGAACCGACCAACAACCTGGACATGGCCAGCGTCCGGCAGCTCGCGCAGGCGCTGGCGGCCTACCGGGGCGCGCTGATCGTGGCAGGTCACGATCTGCCGTTCCTGCGGTCGATCGGGATAACCAGGTGGCTCTTCATCGACAATCAGGGCATGCTGGTCGATGGCTTGGATTCCCCGCCTTTGTTTGACGGACAATGA
- a CDS encoding TFIIB-type zinc ribbon-containing protein — MQCPKCRGPMRTYERNGVHIDQCESCRGIFLDYGELETLTRIESQWSQQHAAPPPPPPPPVHGAPAWGAPHHGHYGHHRQRSWVGMLFST, encoded by the coding sequence ATGCAGTGCCCGAAGTGCCGGGGCCCGATGCGCACGTACGAGCGCAACGGCGTCCACATCGACCAGTGCGAGAGCTGTCGCGGAATCTTCCTCGACTACGGCGAGCTTGAGACGCTGACCCGCATCGAGAGCCAGTGGTCTCAGCAGCACGCCGCTCCCCCGCCCCCGCCTCCGCCGCCGGTGCACGGCGCTCCCGCCTGGGGTGCTCCGCATCACGGCCACTACGGCCACCACCGCCAGCGCAGCTGGGTGGGAATGCTCTTCTCGACCTGA
- a CDS encoding phosphotransferase family protein: MDSDDLIDELHRIGLRYGGAPGTVLPTRPDVIILRAGPVVVKAHNPGAEPEALAERMRAAAHPALRGILLRPVTEEVFPVGDRLVTVWPAGTPVDHGDPDAAPWEDAARLLARLHAVPAGDLPPLRAAGGPARVASTVARLDGGSAAELVVRRAFTTLPEPGTVAGDGPGTLTHGDWHMGQLVRAPGEWILIDIDDLGLGDPAWDLARPAAWFAAGLLDPAVWHRFLDAYRSAGGTAVPPAGDPWERLEIPAQAMTVQLTAAAVATAEREGRPLDEVEQILVDACLRIVQFRDARHRVPTQ; this comes from the coding sequence GTGGACAGCGACGACCTGATCGACGAGCTGCACCGGATCGGACTCCGGTACGGCGGCGCCCCCGGCACCGTACTGCCGACCAGACCAGACGTGATCATCCTGCGGGCCGGCCCTGTGGTGGTCAAGGCGCACAACCCCGGAGCCGAGCCGGAGGCACTGGCCGAGCGGATGCGGGCCGCCGCCCACCCGGCGCTGCGCGGGATCCTGCTGCGTCCGGTGACCGAGGAGGTCTTCCCTGTCGGAGACCGGCTGGTCACCGTCTGGCCGGCCGGGACCCCGGTCGACCACGGCGACCCGGACGCGGCCCCCTGGGAGGACGCCGCCCGGCTGCTGGCCCGGTTGCACGCCGTACCGGCCGGCGACCTCCCCCCGCTGCGGGCGGCGGGCGGCCCGGCGCGGGTGGCCTCGACCGTCGCCCGGCTGGACGGCGGCTCCGCCGCCGAGCTGGTCGTGCGCAGGGCCTTCACCACCCTGCCCGAACCGGGAACCGTTGCCGGCGACGGGCCCGGCACCCTCACCCACGGCGACTGGCACATGGGCCAGCTGGTCCGCGCACCCGGGGAGTGGATCCTCATCGACATCGACGACCTGGGTCTCGGCGATCCGGCGTGGGACCTGGCCAGGCCGGCGGCCTGGTTCGCGGCCGGCCTGCTCGACCCGGCGGTCTGGCACCGTTTCCTGGACGCCTACCGCTCCGCCGGCGGGACCGCCGTCCCGCCGGCCGGCGACCCGTGGGAGCGGCTCGAGATCCCGGCGCAGGCGATGACCGTGCAGCTCACCGCGGCGGCGGTCGCCACGGCGGAGCGGGAGGGACGCCCGCTGGACGAGGTCGAGCAGATCCTGGTGGACGCCTGCCTGAGGATTGTTCAGTTCCGGGACGCCCGTCATAGGGTGCCCACGCAGTAA
- a CDS encoding TIGR03619 family F420-dependent LLM class oxidoreductase → MRIGFAVPVSGSWATPANMVRVARRAEELGYHELWTFQRLLYPRGHEMGPVYRSVHDPVVTLSYLAGVTGRIRLGVAVLNMPFVSPALLAKQLASLQAVSGGRLDAGLGLGWLPEEFAASGVSQERRGRRAEEFIHLLRRLWSEETVEHRGEFYQLPPVHQDPKPASPPPVLLGGSAAVALRRAGRLADGWISSSREDLDRIDEKIYIVKEAAREAGRDPEALRFVTRGVTRIRPSGAADRSPLTGSFEEIRRDVDALAARGVTDVFHDLNFDPEIGSPDADPGESMRRAEAALEALAP, encoded by the coding sequence ATGAGGATCGGATTCGCGGTTCCGGTGTCGGGGTCGTGGGCGACGCCGGCCAACATGGTGCGGGTCGCCCGCCGGGCCGAGGAGCTCGGGTACCACGAGCTGTGGACCTTCCAGCGCCTGCTCTATCCCCGCGGGCACGAGATGGGCCCGGTCTACCGCAGCGTGCACGATCCGGTGGTCACGCTGTCCTACCTGGCGGGGGTGACCGGCCGGATCCGGCTGGGGGTGGCGGTGCTCAACATGCCGTTCGTCTCGCCGGCGCTGCTGGCCAAGCAGCTGGCGAGCCTGCAGGCGGTCTCCGGCGGGCGGTTGGACGCCGGCCTCGGGCTCGGCTGGCTGCCGGAGGAGTTCGCCGCCTCGGGGGTGTCGCAGGAACGGCGCGGGCGGCGGGCGGAGGAGTTCATCCACCTGCTGCGGCGCCTGTGGTCGGAGGAGACCGTGGAGCACCGGGGCGAGTTCTACCAGTTGCCGCCGGTGCACCAGGATCCCAAACCGGCCTCCCCGCCGCCGGTCCTGCTGGGCGGGTCGGCGGCGGTCGCGTTGCGGCGGGCGGGCCGGCTCGCGGACGGCTGGATCAGCTCCAGTCGTGAGGACCTCGACCGCATCGATGAAAAAATCTACATCGTAAAGGAAGCGGCCCGGGAAGCGGGCCGTGACCCGGAGGCCCTGCGCTTCGTCACCCGGGGGGTGACCCGGATCCGCCCCTCGGGAGCGGCCGACCGGTCCCCGCTGACCGGCTCGTTCGAGGAGATCCGGCGGGACGTGGACGCGCTCGCGGCCAGGGGCGTCACCGACGTCTTCCACGACCTCAACTTCGATCCGGAGATCGGCTCGCCCGACGCCGATCCCGGGGAGTCGATGCGCCGGGCGGAGGCGGCCCTGGAGGCCCTCGCGCCATGA
- a CDS encoding nuclear transport factor 2 family protein: MREREMADRLEIGELLARYAYAVDTGDWERLDLVFTPDAVIDYTSAGGIRGGRDEARRWLAETLSAWPGRQHLIGAVSVRFDGDEAAVTAPFADTLSPSRDMVAADVAGLVRGGGWYHHRLVRTMYGWRSRGMVAEQAWRTVQ, translated from the coding sequence ATGAGAGAACGGGAGATGGCGGACCGCCTGGAGATCGGCGAGTTACTCGCCCGGTACGCCTACGCGGTGGACACCGGAGACTGGGAGCGGCTCGACCTCGTCTTCACCCCCGACGCGGTGATCGACTACACCTCGGCCGGCGGCATCCGGGGCGGCCGGGACGAGGCCCGGCGATGGCTGGCCGAGACGCTGTCGGCCTGGCCGGGACGCCAGCACCTGATCGGGGCGGTGAGCGTCAGGTTCGACGGGGACGAGGCGGCGGTCACGGCCCCGTTCGCCGACACGCTCTCGCCGTCGAGGGACATGGTCGCCGCCGACGTCGCCGGGCTCGTCCGGGGCGGCGGGTGGTACCACCACCGGCTGGTCCGCACCATGTACGGCTGGCGAAGCAGGGGGATGGTCGCGGAGCAGGCTTGGCGGACCGTGCAGTGA
- a CDS encoding HAD-IIA family hydrolase, which yields MNVRKPIECWLSDMDGVLVHEGHPVPGADEFIRRLRESGKRFLVLTNNSIYTPRDLAVRLRAAGLEIPPESIWTSALATARFLDGQRPGGSAYAIGEAGLTTALHEVGYVLTDIDPDYVVLGETRTYSFTQITRAIRLIEGGARFIATNPDPVGPSNEGSLPACGAVAAMITKATGVEPYFVGKPNPMMMRSALRAIDGHSESTAMIGDRMDTDIVSGMEAGLHTILVLSGVVSEGQVDRYPFRPSQVVDSIADLIPLIDADT from the coding sequence GTGAACGTGCGCAAGCCGATCGAGTGCTGGCTGTCGGACATGGACGGCGTGCTCGTCCACGAAGGACACCCGGTCCCCGGTGCCGACGAGTTCATCCGCCGGCTGCGCGAGTCCGGAAAACGGTTCCTGGTGCTCACCAACAACTCGATCTACACCCCGCGTGACCTGGCCGTCCGGCTGCGCGCGGCCGGCCTGGAGATCCCGCCGGAGTCGATCTGGACCTCGGCGCTGGCCACGGCCAGGTTCCTCGACGGCCAGCGTCCCGGCGGCTCGGCGTACGCGATCGGCGAGGCGGGGCTGACCACCGCGCTGCACGAGGTGGGCTACGTCCTGACCGACATCGACCCCGACTACGTGGTCCTCGGGGAGACCCGCACCTACAGCTTCACGCAGATCACCCGGGCCATCCGGCTGATCGAGGGCGGCGCCCGGTTCATCGCGACCAACCCCGACCCGGTCGGGCCGTCGAATGAGGGCTCACTGCCCGCGTGCGGCGCGGTCGCGGCGATGATCACCAAGGCGACCGGGGTGGAGCCCTACTTCGTGGGCAAGCCCAACCCGATGATGATGCGCAGCGCGCTGCGCGCCATCGACGGGCACAGCGAGAGCACCGCCATGATCGGCGACCGGATGGACACCGACATCGTCTCCGGAATGGAGGCGGGGCTGCACACGATCCTGGTGCTGAGCGGGGTGGTGAGCGAGGGCCAGGTCGACCGCTACCCGTTCCGTCCCTCGCAGGTGGTCGACTCGATCGCCGACCTCATCCCGCTGATCGACGCCGATACCTGA
- the arfB gene encoding alternative ribosome rescue aminoacyl-tRNA hydrolase ArfB, translating into MPGPLHISGSISIPETELGWRFSRSSGPGGQGVNTTDSRVELSFDLAASEALGPALKARALERLGPRLVNGVITIAASEFRSQLRNREAAGMRLAQLLREAIAPPPKRRRPTKPGRGAVERRIAAKKHRSELKRLRGTHD; encoded by the coding sequence ATGCCCGGCCCGCTCCACATCAGCGGCTCGATCTCCATCCCCGAGACCGAGCTCGGCTGGCGCTTCTCCCGCTCCTCGGGCCCCGGCGGGCAGGGGGTCAACACCACCGACAGCCGGGTGGAGCTGAGCTTCGACCTGGCCGCCAGTGAGGCACTGGGCCCGGCTCTCAAGGCCCGCGCGCTGGAGCGCCTCGGCCCGCGCCTGGTGAACGGGGTGATCACCATCGCCGCCTCGGAGTTCCGCTCCCAGCTGCGCAACCGCGAGGCCGCCGGGATGCGCCTGGCCCAGCTCCTGCGGGAGGCCATCGCCCCGCCGCCCAAGAGGCGCCGCCCGACCAAGCCCGGCAGAGGCGCCGTCGAGCGGCGCATCGCCGCCAAAAAACACCGCTCCGAGCTCAAGCGCCTACGCGGGACCCACGACTAG
- a CDS encoding alkaline phosphatase D family protein: MEQTPSRRVFLSAAAASAGGLLLTGAGLGPSRTLATDPFTLGVASGDPSGDGVVLWTRLALDPLGTNGRGGMPVRDVDVQWQLATDERFAKVVRRGTETARWKRAHSVHVELEGLEPGREYFYRFRAEGHLSPVGRTRTAPAALSPLTFAVAACAHYEHGFYTAYRRLAEQDPDLVVHLGDYIYEYAPKGYTALGGSVRRHTSGKCATLADYRIRHAQYKSDPDLQAAHAVAPWLVAFDDHEIENNWAADVSSTGAPSFARRRANAFQAYYENMPLRRSSVPGGTSMRVHRRVDWGPLARFHLLDTRQFRDDQACEDGIRAGCDDRLDTGRTLLGEDQRRWLLDGLAESGTRWNLVGQQILMAQRDVKAGPGTEVNMDSWDGYAAERTRLLTGFRDSGAANPVVLTGDAHMHHAADLKLDFDDPDSPRVAVELVTSSIASDGDGYRDEARVAETIAENPHISYLDQRRGYLVCRLEAEELRADFRTLDYISRRGAPAKTGATFTIPAGESALT, encoded by the coding sequence GTGGAGCAGACGCCGTCACGCAGAGTGTTCCTTTCCGCCGCCGCAGCCAGTGCGGGCGGCCTGTTGCTGACCGGGGCCGGGCTCGGCCCGAGCCGGACCCTCGCCACTGACCCGTTCACCCTGGGCGTCGCCTCCGGTGACCCGTCCGGGGACGGGGTCGTGCTGTGGACCCGCCTCGCCCTCGACCCGCTCGGGACGAACGGCCGGGGCGGGATGCCGGTCCGGGACGTGGACGTGCAGTGGCAGCTCGCCACCGACGAGCGGTTCGCCAAGGTGGTCCGCAGGGGCACCGAGACCGCGCGCTGGAAGCGGGCGCACAGCGTCCACGTCGAGCTGGAGGGGCTGGAGCCCGGCCGGGAGTACTTCTACCGTTTCCGGGCCGAAGGCCACCTGTCACCGGTCGGCCGCACCCGCACCGCCCCGGCCGCACTGTCGCCGCTGACCTTCGCCGTCGCCGCCTGTGCCCACTACGAGCACGGTTTCTACACGGCGTACCGCCGACTGGCCGAGCAGGACCCCGATCTGGTCGTGCACCTGGGCGACTACATCTACGAGTACGCACCCAAGGGGTACACCGCGCTGGGCGGCAGCGTCCGCCGGCACACCTCGGGCAAGTGCGCCACGCTGGCCGACTACCGGATCCGGCACGCGCAGTACAAGAGCGACCCGGACCTGCAGGCGGCGCACGCGGTCGCGCCATGGCTGGTCGCCTTCGACGACCACGAGATCGAGAACAACTGGGCCGCCGACGTCTCCAGCACCGGCGCGCCGTCCTTCGCCCGGCGCAGGGCCAACGCCTTCCAGGCCTACTACGAGAACATGCCGCTGCGCCGCTCCAGCGTGCCCGGGGGGACGTCGATGCGGGTCCACCGGCGGGTGGACTGGGGGCCGCTGGCCCGCTTCCACCTGCTCGACACCCGGCAGTTCCGCGACGACCAGGCGTGCGAGGACGGGATCAGGGCGGGCTGCGACGACCGGCTCGACACCGGGCGTACCTTGCTGGGGGAGGACCAGCGGCGCTGGCTGCTGGACGGCCTCGCCGAGTCCGGCACCCGCTGGAACCTGGTGGGCCAGCAGATCCTGATGGCCCAGCGCGACGTCAAGGCCGGTCCGGGCACCGAGGTCAACATGGACTCCTGGGACGGTTACGCCGCCGAGCGCACCCGGCTGCTGACCGGGTTCCGCGACTCCGGCGCGGCCAACCCGGTGGTGCTGACCGGTGACGCGCACATGCACCACGCCGCAGACCTCAAGCTCGACTTCGACGACCCCGACTCCCCCCGGGTAGCGGTGGAACTGGTCACCTCGTCGATCGCCAGCGACGGTGACGGCTACCGGGACGAGGCGCGCGTCGCCGAGACGATCGCGGAGAACCCGCACATCTCCTACCTGGACCAGCGCCGCGGCTACCTGGTCTGCCGCCTGGAGGCGGAGGAACTGCGGGCCGACTTCCGCACGCTGGACTACATCAGCCGCCGCGGAGCCCCGGCGAAGACGGGCGCCACGTTCACCATCCCCGCGGGGGAGTCTGCCCTGACCTGA
- a CDS encoding FG-GAP and VCBS repeat-containing protein: MRAAFLAPAVLASLLVPASPASAVPVTADPAARACSGRAADFDGDGRADLVVAAPYAEVGGHARAGSVTVLYGMRAERRLTQDGPGVPGEAETADSFGSALATGDFDGDGCADLAVGVSEEDRARVGADGDGAVQLFHGSSGGLRPGRTIDIGDLGGKRGSARFGAALAAGDLDGDGDDELVIGAPGLRGGAVGVYGFKGRRPYLVTQETGWIGQNERTTDQFGAVLATGDFDGDGRDEIAAGAPADTILKNGQGSVTVLDVRRRKAVLLTQDSPWITGLAEAWDSFGAALATGDFDADGRDDLAIGVPGEGLTDNQRAMEYGDGTVNVVYGSRGGLRTARSEAWSQRALKGTPRYFDRFGAALAAGDLNGDGDDELVIGVPGENAVQVLAGTRSGGLTKNHNLLFTGKGGHFGGALAVAGRGLVVAAPGDGRLTLLRTSARQGSYPGVRPSTAKTLATVDGASLFGYAMAGPAS, encoded by the coding sequence ATGAGAGCAGCGTTTCTCGCCCCCGCCGTTCTGGCCTCCCTGCTCGTCCCGGCCTCGCCCGCCTCGGCGGTCCCGGTGACCGCGGACCCCGCGGCACGTGCCTGCTCCGGCCGCGCCGCCGACTTCGACGGCGACGGACGGGCCGACCTCGTGGTCGCCGCCCCGTACGCCGAGGTGGGCGGGCACGCCCGCGCGGGTTCCGTCACCGTGCTGTACGGCATGCGCGCCGAGAGGCGGCTGACCCAGGACGGCCCCGGTGTGCCCGGGGAGGCCGAGACCGCGGACTCCTTCGGCTCCGCCCTGGCGACCGGCGACTTCGACGGCGACGGCTGCGCGGACCTGGCCGTGGGCGTCTCCGAGGAGGACCGCGCCAGGGTCGGCGCCGACGGGGACGGGGCCGTGCAACTGTTCCACGGCTCTTCCGGCGGCCTACGTCCCGGCAGGACGATCGACATCGGGGATCTGGGCGGCAAGCGGGGATCGGCCCGGTTCGGCGCGGCCCTGGCCGCCGGGGACCTGGACGGGGACGGCGACGACGAGCTGGTGATCGGCGCTCCCGGGCTGCGCGGCGGCGCGGTCGGCGTGTACGGGTTCAAGGGCCGCCGCCCGTACCTGGTCACGCAGGAGACCGGGTGGATCGGCCAGAACGAGCGGACCACCGACCAGTTCGGCGCGGTGCTCGCCACCGGCGACTTCGACGGCGACGGCCGTGACGAGATCGCCGCGGGCGCCCCCGCGGACACGATCCTGAAGAACGGTCAGGGTTCGGTCACCGTGCTCGACGTCCGCCGCAGGAAGGCCGTCCTGCTCACCCAGGACAGCCCGTGGATCACCGGCCTCGCCGAGGCGTGGGACTCCTTCGGCGCGGCCCTGGCGACCGGCGACTTCGACGCCGACGGCCGCGACGACCTGGCGATCGGGGTGCCGGGGGAGGGCCTGACCGACAACCAGCGGGCGATGGAGTACGGCGACGGCACCGTCAACGTCGTGTACGGCTCCCGTGGCGGGCTGCGGACGGCGCGCTCGGAGGCGTGGTCGCAGCGGGCCCTCAAGGGCACCCCGCGTTACTTCGACCGGTTCGGCGCCGCCCTGGCCGCCGGGGACCTCAACGGCGACGGGGACGACGAACTGGTGATCGGGGTGCCGGGTGAGAACGCCGTGCAGGTGCTCGCCGGGACCCGGTCCGGCGGCCTGACGAAGAACCACAATCTGTTGTTCACCGGCAAGGGGGGACACTTCGGCGGCGCGCTCGCGGTCGCCGGCCGCGGGCTGGTCGTCGCCGCCCCCGGCGACGGCAGGCTCACCCTGCTGCGGACGTCCGCCAGGCAGGGCTCCTACCCGGGCGTCCGCCCGTCGACGGCCAAGACCCTGGCCACCGTCGACGGCGCCTCCCTGTTCGGCTACGCCATGGCGGGACCGGCCTCCTAA